DNA from Quercus lobata isolate SW786 chromosome 1, ValleyOak3.0 Primary Assembly, whole genome shotgun sequence:
AAAACTTTTACTATCTAAGTTTGTGGGTAATAAGAACTCATCTAAGCCTTTAGCAAGTCTTTTGGTTCATACCTACCTTTCTAGGAGCATCACCAGTTCACAGTGCACAGTATGTGGGAAAAGATCAACAGCCATGGCTTTTACAGGTTGGAAAGGCTCTGAAGGGGGCATAGACTTGGCTCTGTGCCGTGCTAGACTGGTACTACTCATATTTCTCCATCCCCGGTTGTTTTTATTCCCTTTCTCAATACTCTCAGGAGATGGTGTGCAAAGTTCAATAGCATTTGCCACTAAACTTTCAGGATTACAGGAAATGTAACTGCACCAAACAGGTTCAAAAttgaatcacattgaatataaGATATGAAAAATGAGAAACAGAATATCAGTTTGGAACTAACACAAGCCTCCGCAGATGAGGATGCATTCTCAGAGCTTTTATCACCTGCATCCCCATAAAACAAGAGTAAGCATCTTGAGTATTATGGTTTGAGGGCAAAAGATATCTAGTCCAAAATTACAAGATGTCTCCCATCCAAAAAGGCAATACCACCCGTAAGTTCTTATACATGTTTATTCCAGCCTAATTGGTACTATTCTCATGGCACCAATCCCAGCCTAATGATGGTAGTTTTCTGAAAACAGCTTCTGGAATCTACTTGCATGTGCTATCCCCACACCACCACCgacccccaccccaccccccaaaccaaaaaaaaaaaaaaaaaccttttctttaaactcaaatttttttataacgtGGAATCTCACCAAGGCAGGGCCCTTTGGACCCACCCTTGGGAAGTAAACTACGGATACACGACCCCACTCGCCAAAACTGTGAATCAAATAATCCAGGGGAACCAAGGCAGGGCCCTTTATAACTCTAATTATGAGATATTGAAGGAAAAGGGAATTCATGCATGACGAAATGCTGTATCTGAGCATGAGTAAAGGACTTTAAAGACAAAAAGTATTATATATGACTTAAGCATGATGAACGACAAAGCTGACTTgatcataataatcataaaaGTGCTGTAGATTCCAGATCCCTCTAAACACTTATTCAACAATACACTAGGTGCTTCCACATGATATTTTACTTTCTAACCTGGACCTTTAGGTTAGAACCCAACCTCCATTTAAATTAAGTCAAGcaaaatattgataatttatGACCAAAGAAATCCAATGATCCTACTTGGTTGGTGTAAGAGTAAGAAGGAATAGAAAATTCTATGTATCCCATAAAAGTTGAAAATTCAGAAAACAAATTGGTTGGCGGCAAGGGGACTTTCTAGCCAGGGAAGTTTTAAACTAATccgtttttcttttctttttaattaagtCCAGGGAAGCCTTAAACTAATCTTTAGCCATGCGGGAAGctctaaaatttaaagaattttttagaTTATCAAGCAACCAAGGCATTTGTAATAATAGAATGAATAGAGGTGTTGacgatcttttttttttcttttttctttttttggtaaaaaaggAGATTAGATTCAACTGCACATATGAAGCATGTAACTTACAATGGGATGTAGTCCAACACGCGGAGGATCAACAATAGCAACAACATTTTTAAACTGCTGCACAGAAGTATTTTCACTTTCAGAAGTGCAATTCTTCTGGAGTTGGCTTCCAGCTTCTTGCTCTACATTTTCTGAACAACCAGAAGCACTTTTGTTATTTATAAGATCATGGCTTGAGCTCTCTTCAAGGTCTAGTACAGCATCAATTGAGGTATCTTTCTCTCCAGCAGTAGCGTTTTCTTTGTCACTATTTTCAGAAGTATTTGAAATCTCATCAGGCTTTTGAGGCACATTTAGGTACTCTTTCAATAGTGATCCCATCACATCCTCTGCCTGTTGCCTCATCAATGGAAAACATACAACAAACATGTGATATAATTAATACAATAATACAAGCAACAACGACAAGCCTaaccaaattaaaaatcaaaaatcaaatttaaagttGTTTAATCAACTCCTAAGGGGCCAGTTGGTTTGTGGAGTCTTGAAAATTCCTATTACTTTCTAGGAAGTTAATGAGATTACCACATTTAGTTCTTCAATTACACAACACATCCTGGGAATGTCACGTTCCCACAAGCATTATATTCCTAAGTTTCATGGAAACGTGATAATCACTTTGAATGAGTATGCATTGTGAATATGTTTGGGTATGCACTATGGAATATTAACATGAAAGTGATTTAGAATTTtgtttacttatcaaaaaataagaaaaatctataTAATGTATTTTCATATGCTATATAATGCTCATgggtatttttaaaaattctggGACTGTCAAATTCCCAAAAGTATCATATTCCTATGTTTCATGGAAACGTGATTACCACTTTGAATGGTTATGCATTGTGAATATGGTTGGGTATGCACTTTGGAATATTTACATTAAAGTGAggtatttatttacaattttgtttacttatcaaaaaattaagaaaaaaaattatagaatgtATTTTCATATGCTATAAAATTaacatggttattttttaaaataagaaaaatttatagaatGTATTTTCATATTCCTATATAATGCACATGGATATTttcaacaattctgggattgtCACATTCCCACAAGTATCATATTCCTATGTTTCATGGAAACGTGATTTCCACTTTGAATGGGTATGCACTGTGAATGTGTTTGGGTATGCACTATggaatattatatatacttgaGGAATTTATTGAAAGATTTgtttacttaataaaaaaataagaagaatttAGAGAATCTATTTTCATATGCTATATAATGCAAATgggtatttttaaaaattcaggGTAAAAGTTGTAATTATTATTGGGAATGTTACTATCTATccaaacattaaaattttaccTTCATAAGAATCTAACAGGAATACAACTAATGACTTGAATGCATTAATCCTATATTCCCAAAAATATGGTTTTAGAAATCCAGGATTCTGGGAATCCAAGATTCAAACAACCCCTAATAGAACTATAAATGGGAATGGATTTCTTTCTTGTGATTTCTTTGTTAGGTTTACAAATGGAAACCAAGTTAAAGAGGAAAATTGTAAACTCACCTTTGCACAAACAAATTTACAGTTTTCAATGCCATTTATTTCAGCATTCCTATAAGCATCTGAAACTGCAGAAGCATTCATTTCAATGCCAATAACCTGGTAGAAAATTAAAGCCAAAACAAGTTAAAccttttgagaaaagaaaagaaagaaagaaaggaattaACATGGACCGGTTTTCTATAGTATGAATCTCAATCAGCCAATGCAACATTTATGTTTTTACTTATAtacttttctctccaaaatgggAGACTCATGATTTGCTTAGGGCACTGAACAATTACGATCCTGATCACATGTctgaaaagaagaaagaatgcagGAACTGGGTTGGTTACTATTACCATTCCAACACGATGTGCTAAAGTCAGCCCAATTGTTCCAGTACCACAGCATACATCAAATAGCAATGTATCAGGACCCAGACCAGCCCAATCCCCAGCAAGTGAATATAGCTTCTCAGCAGCAAGAGTATTAACCTGCAATACAGTTAGGGAAATATTAAATGCCACTAACAAAACTATTTTCTTGAGAAAGGGATGCACAAGAATCTGAGATCCAAACCTGGAAAAAAGCTGTGGGAGATATACAGAACTGAAGATTGCTTATACAGTCACGAATTCTAGCCTCTGCAACATCATTGGTCTCCAGTTTAGGACTAGCAGCCTTTGGAATGGGCAGTTGGCGCAATGGAGCATCAGCTGGTGCAGCATTTGATATTCCTTGGTGATCCTGTATGAAAACCAACCACAAGGCATTTAGAAATTAAAGAGAGGATTATAAACTAGAAAAAATATCACCACGCTGCCTCGACTCCGCCAAACTTTggttttttcctctttcttgggCCCTGTGACATAAGGCTATTTATGACAGGTAGATTGTACATATCCACTACAAACCACAATGTGCTACAATTAGACAGAGCATGTTCATAAAATCATTTCAAGATTCCTGCCAGAATGTTAAAGCACCAAGTATCTAGAAGGCTGTCAAATTATAAACCTCTccaataatgaaaatttatggCAAGCAGCTAGTACCTGAACAACCAAAGCTGTCAGAGGCAAAGATGGAGAATTTGCAATAGCTCCTGCAGCAAATGCTTGAGCCAGCCTCTCAAATTCACCAGTTACAACAGCATCATCAAGGCCCACAGAGCAAACCTACATAACCAAGATATGAAAGGAAATGGCTATAAAATGAAAGGTTTACAAGTAAAATCATGATTCATATCATTTGTAAGCAACCCGATCCAGTTTATTGacatttgaaatgaaaattttcatctgCCATACAAGTGACCAATTGCACCAGTATGAGCCAATGTGGCTTCTCTGTTCATTCTTTCTAACAGCATTGTGGAGCATTCAGACATGCATGGCTAATAGGAATTTCACCAATTGAAaaggtttattaaaaaaaaaaaaaactatagtatTATTAGACAAGTTCATTAGGCACTAACCTGAACAATAAGCATGACCTCTGAAATGCTGGCATCAGAATTTTCAACGTCAACAACCTTCCCAGGTGTCCTTCCTTCTCGAACCTTGAAACATGAATTATGACACAGAATGCTAATATAAAGAATGACAGTAATGTTTACATTTCTAGGCATGTATCAACAGAAGAGTAAGCATTCTCTATCAGTAGCTCAAAAGCTGCATGGCAGCAACAATAATTATGATTAAATTTCCAGAACTTAGAGCTCTGGAAACAGCATATATACCGTTAATTGACGCCAAAATCCAATATTCTTAAATCTGTTCCAAATTGGTAATTCTGATTGTTGCAAAAATTCCTGAAAGATAGAAGCATATTTGCAAGCAATTCTTGAAACATTTGGGCAATCCACCGGTTCTTCAACTGCTGTCACGCCCTCCCTGAGAAGTTTCTTTAGTAAACTATTCAAATGCCAATAAGTACTCCAAACACTGAGCAAATGGAAAGTACCTAAAGTTACCGAGCATAAATCCCACTGTTGCTTTGCCCTGTAGAGAATATCCAACCGAAAACTCACACTTATTTCGATATCCATTTACAAGGGGTGATTCAATTATGCCCTGTAGTTCACATGAAAGACCACCTGCAGGGTTCAAAAGACAAGGAAAAGAACAATAACAGACATGTTAGCCACTATAATAACTCAtcatgcttcttcttcttttttttataagtaaacaTTTTGAAATTCAGCGAATCTTGCTTCAATAGAATGAAAGAAACACGACTGTGGCTCTGTGAGGTCAACAAAGATGGAGCAATTAAGAGTGTCAGTGATGTCATAAGCAACTCCATCCACCACCTATCAACTcgaaaaaatattgaatgaatAGCTCTGTGGCATCATGCTTTCTGGAATTTTTATTGACAGTAAGAAGAGTACCTATTTCCCTAGATTTGAGAATCCATTCTGGAAGTGAAACACCATGAGGACAAGCTTTACGTGCATTTCTAGTCTGCCACAAGAAATCATAATAGTTCAGTTAGCTGAGAAATTCTTCTTCAATCAAATTGACATTAAAACAATCATAGACAGAATATATGATCAGAAAAAAGTG
Protein-coding regions in this window:
- the LOC115983560 gene encoding zinc finger CCCH domain-containing protein 24 — translated: MEPGPAMAASPNNELSPIETLNSPPSTPPQMDGHESTSTTTTTTITTTTTTTTITTQSQLDTNQEPLSNPESSAAALPLPLPVPDDAVSGEKRKREEELPPLWKTSLCSYFRRDSGSCSHGDACKYAHSEEELRPRPDNTWDPTSERAKKAMRSETTTMTMTKKKSEVCEADIMMTEALVDDDDDDNNNGDDNNNGGGGCLDPELSKCLVHLPRKWNSQNLTSFLGEQGVQFKSVKKKKGMTVGFVTFENAEQLKTAQEELKGKSIGNKILKVADVIPRSFDKKIRSTVALPLNRQQTGEPSLDGENAGVSISSNGVEDGDTNEDEKHGSTVDGSVARARSVRDVVTPLAHMPYSDQLEHKKTSLMQNLKKLTRNARKACPHGVSLPEWILKSREIGGLSCELQGIIESPLVNGYRNKCEFSVGYSLQGKATVGFMLGNFREGVTAVEEPVDCPNVSRIACKYASIFQEFLQQSELPIWNRFKNIGFWRQLTVREGRTPGKVVDVENSDASISEVMLIVQVCSVGLDDAVVTGEFERLAQAFAAGAIANSPSLPLTALVVQDHQGISNAAPADAPLRQLPIPKAASPKLETNDVAEARIRDCISNLQFCISPTAFFQVNTLAAEKLYSLAGDWAGLGPDTLLFDVCCGTGTIGLTLAHRVGMVIGIEMNASAVSDAYRNAEINGIENCKFVCAKAEDVMGSLLKEYLNVPQKPDEISNTSENSDKENATAGEKDTSIDAVLDLEESSSHDLINNKSASGCSENVEQEAGSQLQKNCTSESENTSVQQFKNVVAIVDPPRVGLHPIVIKALRMHPHLRRLVYISCNPESLVANAIELCTPSPESIEKGNKNNRGWRNMSSTSLARHRAKSMPPSEPFQPVKAMAVDLFPHTVHCELVMLLER